A genomic window from Shewanella vesiculosa includes:
- the cyoC gene encoding cytochrome o ubiquinol oxidase subunit III, with the protein MSIAIKADLHDAHSAEHHDEHHDTSGNTLFGFWIYLMTDCILFASVFATYAVLFMNTDGGVSGKDIFELDFVLIETAALLVSSITYGFAMICARHQKKAATLAWLLITFALGCVFITMEVYEFHHLIEHGNGPDRSAFLSAFFALVGMHGLHVTAGLIWMLIMMVEVIKCGLNNRSITRLSCLSLFWHFLDIVWVCVFTVVYLLGVL; encoded by the coding sequence ATGAGTATTGCTATTAAAGCAGATTTACACGACGCTCATTCTGCTGAGCACCATGATGAACACCACGATACCAGTGGTAACACCTTATTCGGTTTTTGGATTTATCTAATGACCGACTGTATTTTGTTCGCATCCGTTTTTGCGACTTATGCAGTGTTATTCATGAACACTGATGGTGGGGTGTCGGGCAAAGATATTTTCGAATTAGACTTCGTGCTTATCGAAACCGCCGCCTTACTAGTCAGTAGTATTACTTATGGCTTTGCCATGATTTGCGCTAGACACCAAAAGAAAGCGGCGACATTAGCGTGGTTGTTAATCACCTTCGCGTTAGGTTGTGTGTTTATCACGATGGAAGTGTACGAGTTCCATCATCTGATTGAACACGGCAATGGCCCAGATCGCAGCGCCTTTTTATCAGCATTTTTTGCCTTAGTCGGCATGCATGGTTTGCATGTTACCGCGGGCTTAATTTGGATGCTGATCATGATGGTCGAAGTTATCAAGTGCGGTTTAAATAATCGCAGTATCACTCGCCTAAGTTGCTTAAGTTTATTCTGGCATTTCTTAGACATCGTGTGGGTGTGTGTGTTTACCGTTGTTTATTTGTTAGGAGTCTTGTGA
- the cyoD gene encoding cytochrome o ubiquinol oxidase subunit IV, whose translation MSNAHSSHGEGDFGASVKSYIVGFVLSVILTGIPFWSVMTHSFDHTTTLWIVVAAAIVQIVVHLKYFLHLDFSKEGRINTFSFLFTALIIVMVVGLSVWIIYAANELMM comes from the coding sequence ATGAGCAATGCACATTCAAGCCACGGCGAGGGCGACTTTGGCGCCAGTGTTAAGTCATATATAGTCGGCTTTGTGTTATCGGTGATCTTAACCGGTATTCCATTTTGGTCGGTAATGACTCACAGCTTTGACCATACAACCACCTTATGGATTGTGGTTGCTGCGGCAATAGTACAAATCGTGGTGCACTTAAAGTACTTCCTTCATTTAGATTTTTCTAAAGAAGGCAGGATCAATACATTCTCTTTCTTATTCACTGCACTGATTATTGTCATGGTAGTGGGTTTATCTGTGTGGATTATCTACGCAGCTAACGAATTGATGATGTAA
- the cyoE gene encoding heme o synthase: MNNQGQSMSAQLTSRLRGYVQVTKPGIIMGNLISVAGGFLLAAQGNVDWTLMFATMIGLSLVVASGCAVNNCIDRDIDAKMQRTRNRVTVTGEISVQAVLSFGIGLGIIGFTMLAIFTNNLAVLFAAIGYVVYVGVYSLYMKRNSVYGTLVGSFSGAVPPVVGYCAVSGQMDTGAIILLLMFSLWQMPHSYAIAIFRFDDYAAANIPVLPVAEGMAKAKLHIVLYIAVFALVSALLPLAGYTGIAFMAVTFATSLWWLAMALKGYRRDINLQSWARQVFGFSIITITALSVTMALDFQVVAQPALLTLAP, translated from the coding sequence ATGAATAATCAAGGTCAATCTATGTCAGCACAATTAACATCACGCTTACGAGGATATGTTCAGGTAACTAAGCCTGGCATCATCATGGGCAATTTAATTTCCGTCGCCGGCGGGTTTTTACTCGCCGCACAAGGTAACGTAGATTGGACCTTGATGTTTGCAACCATGATAGGGCTCTCTTTAGTGGTGGCGTCTGGTTGCGCTGTCAATAATTGTATTGATCGCGATATCGACGCCAAAATGCAGCGTACTCGTAACAGAGTTACCGTTACCGGTGAAATATCGGTACAAGCTGTATTGAGCTTTGGCATTGGTCTGGGGATTATTGGCTTTACCATGCTAGCCATATTCACTAACAATTTAGCGGTATTATTTGCCGCTATCGGTTATGTGGTTTATGTCGGCGTGTACAGTCTATACATGAAGCGTAACTCGGTTTACGGCACCTTAGTGGGTAGTTTCTCAGGTGCTGTGCCACCCGTTGTAGGCTATTGTGCGGTCAGTGGACAAATGGACACAGGTGCAATCATTTTGCTACTGATGTTCAGTTTATGGCAAATGCCACACTCGTATGCAATTGCAATATTTCGCTTTGATGACTATGCCGCAGCCAACATTCCGGTGTTACCTGTTGCTGAAGGTATGGCCAAAGCAAAACTGCATATAGTGCTCTACATTGCCGTGTTTGCATTGGTTAGCGCACTATTACCGCTTGCGGGTTATACAGGTATTGCCTTTATGGCCGTGACCTTTGCCACCAGTTTATGGTGGTTAGCCATGGCGTTAAAAGGTTATCGTCGCGACATCAACTTACAGTCTTGGGCTAGGCAAGTATTTGGATTTTCCATTATTACCATTACCGCATTAAGCGTGACCATGGCATTGGACTTTCAAGTTGTAGCCCAACCTGCACTGCTAACATTAGCGCCTTAA
- a CDS encoding efflux RND transporter periplasmic adaptor subunit, with amino-acid sequence MFEIPKDKNRFAHIKTISIIIITCISLSFIALFFGKNALSSSSSNSSGSLTEVNQGPMLVTVSGYGKLVPKTQRGINTMSSGHIIEVLQQPGNVVNKGDVIIQLNNPKLQRTMETSELALLEQQSNLIQIMAESRQALDDQQGKMRLAKVRLALAQAELSAHEKLKQSQVISVLDLHKAQVAWEQDNAILQMETSRLDTLQQTRKAINNSAQYRLEKAQKQRELLVSEVEQLSIRASMDGMLTELANDLDIGRHLEEGQIVGMIADLSQYYARINITANDAEFVIPGLPAKVAIKGIDIVGNVTRVEPTVNNGSVEIDISFNGNLPSSVRPNIDVNAIIEIADHQNTLVIKRPVGVIRGHRQYSFFVLNDELEQFEKRDISIGDIAGEQAQVTTGLHQGERLLLQVPNRLQDRIQFSEGELYD; translated from the coding sequence ATGTTTGAAATCCCCAAGGACAAAAACCGTTTCGCGCATATAAAAACGATCTCGATTATTATTATCACATGCATTTCACTCAGTTTTATTGCATTGTTTTTCGGTAAAAATGCCCTTTCAAGTTCATCATCAAATTCATCTGGTTCACTCACTGAAGTCAATCAAGGGCCTATGCTCGTCACAGTTTCAGGTTATGGCAAGTTAGTCCCTAAAACCCAACGCGGCATCAATACCATGAGTAGCGGCCACATTATTGAAGTGTTACAGCAACCTGGAAATGTGGTTAATAAAGGCGATGTGATCATTCAGCTGAATAATCCTAAACTACAACGCACAATGGAAACCAGTGAATTAGCTTTACTTGAGCAGCAGTCTAACCTTATACAGATTATGGCCGAATCGCGCCAAGCATTAGATGACCAACAAGGAAAAATGCGTTTAGCTAAAGTGCGCTTAGCCTTGGCTCAAGCAGAACTTAGTGCCCATGAAAAACTAAAACAAAGCCAAGTGATTTCAGTACTGGATCTTCATAAGGCACAAGTCGCTTGGGAGCAAGACAACGCCATTTTACAAATGGAAACAAGCCGATTAGACACGCTGCAGCAAACTCGTAAAGCCATCAATAACTCAGCACAATATCGCTTAGAAAAAGCACAAAAACAGCGAGAACTACTAGTGTCGGAAGTCGAACAACTGTCGATTAGAGCCAGTATGGATGGCATGCTAACCGAACTGGCCAACGATCTAGACATTGGCAGGCATTTAGAAGAAGGTCAGATTGTGGGTATGATTGCCGACTTGTCGCAATACTATGCTCGGATCAACATTACCGCTAATGATGCTGAATTTGTTATCCCTGGTTTACCTGCAAAAGTAGCCATAAAAGGCATTGATATTGTCGGAAATGTTACCCGAGTAGAACCTACAGTTAATAATGGCAGCGTTGAAATAGACATTAGCTTTAACGGCAACTTACCTTCCTCTGTGAGACCCAATATTGATGTCAATGCCATCATTGAAATAGCAGACCACCAAAATACTTTAGTGATAAAACGCCCTGTTGGAGTTATTCGTGGGCATCGTCAATATTCTTTCTTTGTCCTAAATGATGAACTTGAACAATTTGAAAAGCGTGACATCAGCATAGGTGATATTGCTGGAGAGCAAGCACAAGTCACCACAGGACTTCATCAAGGCGAACGTCTTTTATTGCAAGTACCTAACCGCCTACAAGATAGAATTCAGTTTAGTGAAGGAGAACTATATGACTAA